The following proteins are encoded in a genomic region of Agelaius phoeniceus isolate bAgePho1 chromosome 17, bAgePho1.hap1, whole genome shotgun sequence:
- the COMMD7 gene encoding COMM domain-containing protein 7 — translation MLRLRRRGRGWGRGRAGGAAAAAAAAMGLLNFTREPVPEAVSADMHNLNQLSAQQFSALTEVLFRFLTEPKEVERFLTQLTDFATMNKISLGPLKNIVKSILLVPNGALKRNLSSEQVRADFIALGLSEEKASYFAEQWKVNSPTLTRLAVGQTLMINQLIDMEWKFGVTAGSSELEKVGSIFLQLKLVIKKGSQLENVYVELTLPQFYSFLHEMERVKTSLESFS, via the exons ATGCTCAGGCtgaggcggcggggccggggctggggccggggccgggcgggcggagccgccgccgccgccgccgccgccatgggGCTGCTCAACTTCACCCGGGAGCCGGTGCCGGAGGCGGTCAGCGCCGACATGCACAACCTCAACCAGCTCAGCGCCCAG CAATTCTCAGCGCTGACTGAAGTGCTTTTCCGCTTTCTGACAGAGCCCAAGGAG GTAGAAAGATTTCTGACGCAGCTCACAGACTTTGCCACCATGAATAAAATCAGCTTGGGCCCCCTGAAAAACATTGTCAAAAGTATTCTTCTGGTACCCAACG GTGCCCTGAAGAGGAATTTGTCTTCTGAACAAGTCAGAGCAGATTTCATTGCTCTAG GCCTCAGTGAAGAGAAGGCCAGTTATTTTGCAGAACAG TGGAAGGTGAATTCCCCCACCCTAACACGCCTGGCTGTGGGTCAGACACTGATGATTAACCAGCTGATAGACATGGAGTGGAAGTTTGGAG TGACTGCTGGGAGCAGTGAGCTGGAAAAAGTGGGAAGTATCTTCTTACAG CTGAAGCTGGTGATTAAAAAAGGGAGCCAGTTGGAAAACGTGTATGTTG agttAACTTTACCCCAGTTCTACAGTTTTCTGCATGAAATGGAACGGGTCAAAACCAGCCTGGAAAGCTTCAGCTGA